The genomic window GCAACACGTGCCGGCAAACGATCATTCCCTTCATTACCTAATGAAAAACAGGTACGATGTAGAGCTTATCAGGCAGGATGACGTATGGCTGATTCAGCACGTGATAATTGATAATGTATGGCGTTCGGGAGACCCAGCAGTTTTAATGGGTATATAAACGCTATGATTTTTCATAAATGAAGCATGCTGATAAAAGCCAAGTCCATTGCCAAGCAAGATTATTGCTATCCATTCAATACAAGTTTGGGAATTACTACGTATAGTGAATGAAAAAGCGCAGGGCAAAAAGAAAGAATCCCACCGAAAAGGGAGATTCAACCATTACAAATGCAGAAGAACGATTTGCAAATTTAATTGCCAGGATGATAGTGGATATTACTCTCGAACAGGCCAAAGAGCAAAATAAAGGAAATGAAATGGATGTTTTCGATATTGAACGGGACTCGAAACCTGATTATGGCGATAACAGCTGATTTACAGGACCATACAAAACATTCCTTCGACATAATAGCCGAAAACAGCATAATTCAAAAACAAATAACCATCTAAATATCAGCTATTTAGATGGTTATTTTTATATTCTTGCGGAATGGACGGGACTCGAACCCGCGACCTCCTGCGTGACAGGCAGGCATTCTAACCAGCTGAACTACCACTCCTTTTGTTCTCTTTAAAGTTTGAACATCTTTCCCCCTTTCGGGAATGCAAATATAGACACTATATCCAGTTTATCACTATAGTAACCGACTTTTTAATCAATAATTACGTAACACGCTGAACCTCATTCTAAATATTTTGATCAAAAAGATTATTAACTAATCTTAAAATAGGTTGACACTTATTTTACGACGGG from Flavobacterium sp. W4I14 includes these protein-coding regions:
- a CDS encoding hypothetical protein (product_source=Hypo-rule applied): MKKRRAKRKNPTEKGDSTITNAEERFANLIARMIVDITLEQAKEQNKGNEMDVFDIERDSKPDYGDNS